The following are from one region of the Natronomonas marina genome:
- a CDS encoding ArsR/SmtB family transcription factor: MSDSGTTDHTAKVARIREVAMTVREPKNAGEIAEAAGVARNTAEKYLTQLVEADKLATIQRGRETRYYPDPVTQYFDQIRDLVNDHRKDELTAELDAIRDDIDEWKEEYDVESADELRATVGDDIPASERQQRRHDAEDWDYYEHQAMLIKQAIQLYDTIEATRESRIASAN, translated from the coding sequence ATGAGCGACTCTGGAACCACGGATCACACGGCAAAGGTCGCCCGGATTCGGGAGGTTGCGATGACGGTTCGTGAACCAAAAAATGCGGGAGAGATAGCTGAGGCTGCTGGTGTTGCCCGAAACACGGCTGAAAAGTATCTCACGCAACTGGTCGAAGCGGATAAACTCGCGACGATCCAGCGGGGCCGCGAGACCCGCTACTATCCAGATCCAGTCACCCAGTATTTCGATCAGATCCGTGACCTCGTCAACGACCATCGAAAAGACGAACTCACGGCTGAACTAGATGCAATCCGGGACGATATCGACGAGTGGAAAGAGGAGTACGATGTGGAGTCCGCTGACGAACTTCGGGCGACCGTCGGTGATGATATCCCGGCATCCGAACGCCAGCAGCGGCGCCACGACGCGGAGGATTGGGACTACTATGAGCACCAAGCGATGCTCATCAAGCAGGCGATTCAGCTCTATGATACGATTGAGGCGACTCGTGAGAGTCGTATTGCCTCCGCCAACTGA